The Polycladomyces zharkentensis genome includes a window with the following:
- a CDS encoding PhoH family protein, which translates to MKIRLRDAGEALSLFGPHDTYLKRIEANTTAKIVARGEEVVITGSPEEQAVLGHLFRVLLTLIRRGTSITERDVVYAHRLARQGMADELLELFDEQIGTTYKGKSVQAKTLGQRHYVSAIRKHDIVFGIGPAGTGKTFLAVVMAVTALKSHRVKRIVLTRPAVEAGESLGFLPGDLQEKVDPYLRPLYDSLYTMLGAEQVAKMMERGLIEVAPLAYMRGRTLEDSFVILDEAQNTTPEQMKMFLTRLGFGSKMVVTGDVTQIDLPKGKQSGLIEAQRVLRSVPEIRFVYLGQEDVVRHTLVQKIIDAYDRYA; encoded by the coding sequence ATGAAAATCCGTTTGCGTGATGCAGGTGAAGCATTGAGTTTGTTCGGGCCTCACGATACCTATCTGAAGCGGATCGAGGCCAACACAACAGCCAAAATTGTTGCGCGCGGAGAAGAGGTCGTCATCACCGGCTCCCCTGAGGAACAAGCGGTGCTCGGCCATCTGTTCCGCGTCTTGTTGACATTGATTCGCCGGGGGACTTCCATCACCGAGCGGGATGTCGTGTACGCTCATCGTTTGGCCCGACAGGGAATGGCCGATGAACTGCTGGAGCTGTTTGACGAGCAGATCGGCACCACCTACAAAGGGAAATCCGTTCAGGCCAAAACGTTGGGCCAACGCCATTACGTCTCCGCCATACGGAAGCATGATATCGTCTTCGGTATCGGTCCCGCCGGGACGGGAAAGACGTTTCTGGCGGTCGTCATGGCGGTGACGGCGCTGAAGTCGCATCGTGTCAAGCGGATCGTGTTGACGCGGCCGGCGGTGGAGGCAGGCGAAAGCCTCGGGTTTCTGCCGGGAGACCTGCAGGAAAAAGTGGATCCGTATTTGCGACCGTTGTATGACAGTTTGTACACCATGCTTGGAGCGGAACAGGTGGCCAAAATGATGGAACGCGGATTGATCGAAGTGGCGCCCTTGGCGTATATGCGGGGCCGCACACTGGAGGATTCGTTCGTCATTTTGGATGAAGCGCAAAATACGACGCCCGAGCAGATGAAGATGTTTTTGACGCGGTTGGGATTCGGGTCCAAAATGGTCGTGACCGGTGACGTTACGCAAATTGATTTGCCCAAAGGTAAACAATCCGGATTAATAGAAGCGCAACGCGTGTTGCGATCGGTACCCGAAATCCGGTTCGTCTATTTGGGGCAGGAAGATGTTGTCCGTCACACATTGGTGCAAAAAATCATCGATGCTTATGATCGTTATGCCTAG
- the yqfD gene encoding sporulation protein YqfD has protein sequence MTQFKWPRSMTGHLRVELKGDNLTQWLNRAMSTGLQLKDIRWSDQKRLRFTLTVQDFYRMVPLVRRTGISMRIVGKKGLPFWLHKIERRKFFTAGIALFLAMLFVMASIVWRVDVEGNETIPDKQILALAKQAGVYVGQVKYRIPDTESVQYQLSRKLPGVSWVGFRLEGTRAIITVVEKKRVDPKEQSDDRGPVNFVAKRDAMVYDLRVERGRPMVGVSDMVRKGQVLISGYYGNPEQKGSLRLVGAKGKVLGIMWYDSDVVVPLTQKRKVFTGERHVSTHLYVGSHVLRLSFLWNPVPFNRYETMQEYHAVRVRNWRLPIGWVNEKRLEMKWVKRILTREEAVRLGMERARADLLARLGQDGRILEEKVLHERLDNGKVYLKIHFNAVENIAVPQPILQGE, from the coding sequence GTGACGCAATTCAAGTGGCCACGATCGATGACCGGTCACCTGCGGGTGGAACTCAAAGGAGACAACTTGACACAGTGGTTGAACCGGGCGATGAGTACCGGGCTCCAACTGAAAGATATCCGTTGGTCGGATCAAAAGCGACTGCGGTTTACTCTGACGGTACAAGATTTTTACCGCATGGTGCCGCTGGTGCGCCGTACGGGAATCTCCATGCGCATCGTCGGCAAGAAGGGATTACCGTTTTGGTTGCACAAAATTGAGCGACGGAAATTCTTTACGGCGGGCATCGCGTTGTTTTTGGCGATGCTGTTTGTCATGGCCTCCATCGTGTGGCGGGTGGATGTGGAAGGCAATGAGACCATCCCGGATAAACAGATTCTTGCGTTGGCCAAGCAGGCGGGCGTGTACGTCGGTCAGGTGAAATACCGCATTCCTGACACGGAATCGGTCCAATATCAATTGTCCCGTAAACTTCCAGGCGTTTCTTGGGTGGGATTCCGGTTGGAAGGAACGCGGGCGATTATCACCGTTGTGGAAAAAAAGCGGGTGGACCCCAAAGAACAAAGCGACGACCGCGGTCCCGTCAACTTCGTTGCCAAACGGGATGCCATGGTGTACGATCTGCGTGTGGAGCGGGGGCGTCCCATGGTGGGTGTATCCGACATGGTGCGCAAGGGGCAAGTATTGATTTCGGGTTATTACGGTAACCCCGAGCAGAAAGGTTCGCTCCGGTTGGTCGGGGCGAAGGGAAAAGTGCTGGGGATCATGTGGTACGACTCGGACGTGGTCGTTCCACTGACGCAAAAACGAAAAGTGTTTACCGGCGAACGTCACGTTTCCACCCACTTGTATGTGGGTTCCCATGTTTTGCGGCTCTCTTTCTTGTGGAATCCCGTTCCCTTCAATCGATATGAAACCATGCAGGAATACCACGCTGTCCGGGTGCGCAACTGGCGTCTGCCCATCGGTTGGGTCAACGAGAAGCGGTTGGAGATGAAATGGGTGAAACGCATCTTGACGAGAGAAGAAGCGGTCCGCTTGGGAATGGAACGGGCCCGTGCGGATTTGCTGGCCCGCCTGGGGCAAGACGGCAGGATTTTGGAGGAAAAAGTTTTGCACGAGCGACTGGACAATGGTAAAGTTTATTTGAAGATACACTTCAACGCAGTCGAAAACATTGCGGTGCCACAACCGATTTTGCAAGGAGAATGA
- the yqfC gene encoding sporulation protein YqfC, whose product MRRISSKLRKRAFQWLDIPPDVTSDVPRIQMIGSQQIAVENYREVTHFSDGELRLRLSEGSLCITGTQLTIRAIYRDEVWIEGNIHGIEFAK is encoded by the coding sequence ATGCGGAGGATAAGCAGTAAGCTGCGAAAACGGGCCTTTCAATGGCTGGATATTCCCCCGGATGTGACGTCCGACGTTCCGCGCATTCAAATGATCGGGTCACAACAAATCGCAGTGGAAAATTATCGGGAAGTGACACATTTCAGCGACGGGGAACTGCGGTTGCGGTTGAGTGAGGGAAGCCTGTGCATTACCGGGACGCAATTGACGATTCGCGCCATTTACCGGGACGAGGTGTGGATCGAGGGAAACATACACGGGATTGAGTTTGCGAAATGA